The following is a genomic window from Desulfobaculum bizertense DSM 18034.
CGTCTTTTTCCTCAACGGTGACAGAACGCAGCTCCACAGCAGGACTAGTCTTGTCGAGAAAGGCACCGAGACCATCGGCGGAATAGCCATTTTCAAATCCAATACCACCGGAATGAATCATGTAGTGGCCGTCAGCGTAATACTCAACATTGCTGATATAGGGAGAAAAGAACTCCTGTCCGCGTTCCTTGCCGTACTGCCAAACCTGCTCAATTTCCATCTTGTCAGTATCGATGCGATAGCGAACACCGCGAGAAAAATTGTCCTTGTTCTTAATGTAGTTCTCACGAGACTTGGCGCGATACTGCCCGTTGTCAAAACACATAACATCACCCTCTGGAGTCATGAGGGCACCGTGCTGCTCATATTGCCAGTCAAAATTCTCGACATCGCCAACCGGAGTGAAGAAATATTTATCGACCATCTCCTGCGGCCAGCCTTCGGGGTCGCCAACAATCCAGTTCAAGGCTCCGGTCTCATAATCAATATTGATAATGGCGTCCTGATGACGACCGGACAGCGTCAAAGAGTTCGTCCTTTTGTCATACCAGACAGCATTGTTATGGAACCAGTCATGTGCATCCTGAGAACCAGAACCAGCAACATCCTGAGGCAGCACGTCCTTAAAGTCCCACAGCTTGAGAATTTCGCCTGTTTTGCGGTCGACAAGGGCACACTGATCTTCAACGGTTTCAGAATGGAAATCCTGAGTCAAAATCAGCAGATTACCGTCTTCCATCTCCCACTGGTCGTGATGATAATTTCCGGGGAGTCGGTACTCCCTGTACATCTTGCCGAGCATATCAAGCTCGACCAAACCTGTTCCATTGTAGGGCATGTGGCAAAAGCGGGGAGAACCAGTCAAAAGATGGCCATTCTTTGCGCGCTTGATGTCGAACATGGTATTGACGGTTAGCATCCAGCGAATGTCGCCTTTGTAGTCATACGCAGCAGGGCTGTTCTTGCCCGCTGTGCTCAAAAACATAAAATTGTCTTCGAGGTAGTCCGCAGAAGTTGAAATATTCAGACAGCGGCTCACGTTGGAAGGTAATTTGGTGGTTTTGATGGTCAGGGAGCTGCGCTTGCCATTGGACAGTTCAATGTCGACGATGTTCTCAAAATCCTCATAAAGACCGAGAATCGGCAAACTGTGCTCAGTGCTCGCTGCAAAGGTGTGGACCAGATCCTCTCGACGATAACGCTTGCCACGAATCGTCACAGTCGCAGCAAGTTTCTCAGTTGTCTTGAACAGGACAAGGGCACAAAGCGGGTTGATGAGATACGGATTTTCAATAAGCAAGGGCTGTTCAAGGGTAAACTCCCCCTGTTTGAACTCCGCCAGAAAAGCTTTCTCGGCTTTTGCCTGACGAGTAATAAGGTGCTCTTCACTAATGTAGGTAACGCGATTACTCATTCTACTGTCCTCCTGTTATGCGATCGCTTCGATTTCTTTGACAATAACGGGCTTCTGCTTCAGGCCTGCCAAACGACTCACTTCAACGCCATCCTTAAAGAACAGCATGGAGGGGAATCCTTTCACCTGAAGGCGCTCTTTCAGCTCCGCATTCTCGTCGAAATCAATGGTGTAAATTTTGAAATCGGGCTTGGTTTTGTCGATATCCTTGAGAACAAAAGCGAGCATCTTACACGGTCCACAGGTCTTGGAATAAAACTCGACCATCATGGAGCCGGACATATCAAGAGCATCAAACTCGTCTGCTGTTATTTCCTGAATCATTTTTTCTCTCTTTAAATCAGGCCCAAAAAGGACCAGTACGGAACGGCAACAAGACCGATAAAAATTGGAGTAAGAAGCATACGGATGCCGAGAAGCTTTGCCACATGAGGCAAACGCAGATGCCCAGTGGAACAGAACAGCAGGAGCATGGCGAACTCATAGGCAAAGAGGTACTGGTCAGTGCCATAGAGGAAGCTGTACACAACCGGGTAAGGTTGCATGTTCATGGACTGCGCCAGCTCGGCAAGGGGAACTGTCATCAGCGCCTGCGCCGCAAGAGGGGTGAGGAAAAAATTCATGATGGCGCCAAAAGTATAGGCCAGTGTAGAAAGGCCAAAGACACTATCCATAGACTGCGCAAGCGGCAGCATCTGGCTACTCAACCATTTGCCCATGCCGACGTGCCCAGCCACAAAGCCAATGGCAAGAGAACCGGCAATAAAGAAAATCATGGGGAATGCAATTTCCCCAAATTCCTTGTGGTTCAGAATCTGAATCTTAGGAACAAAGGCCAGTGCGGCAATGGCAACAAAAAGATGCATTCCAGGAAGGCCGTGGTATTTCTGTGTCGCAGCAATAACGACAGCAAAAACAGCAAAAAATGCAGCCAGCATTTCATTCCGCGAAATGGGTCCCATTTCGTGATACTGGGCGAGCAATGCGGATTTGTTCAGCTTTCCCTTTCCACGCACCATGAACAGC
Proteins encoded in this region:
- a CDS encoding aryl-sulfate sulfotransferase, with the protein product MSNRVTYISEEHLITRQAKAEKAFLAEFKQGEFTLEQPLLIENPYLINPLCALVLFKTTEKLAATVTIRGKRYRREDLVHTFAASTEHSLPILGLYEDFENIVDIELSNGKRSSLTIKTTKLPSNVSRCLNISTSADYLEDNFMFLSTAGKNSPAAYDYKGDIRWMLTVNTMFDIKRAKNGHLLTGSPRFCHMPYNGTGLVELDMLGKMYREYRLPGNYHHDQWEMEDGNLLILTQDFHSETVEDQCALVDRKTGEILKLWDFKDVLPQDVAGSGSQDAHDWFHNNAVWYDKRTNSLTLSGRHQDAIINIDYETGALNWIVGDPEGWPQEMVDKYFFTPVGDVENFDWQYEQHGALMTPEGDVMCFDNGQYRAKSRENYIKNKDNFSRGVRYRIDTDKMEIEQVWQYGKERGQEFFSPYISNVEYYADGHYMIHSGGIGFENGYSADGLGAFLDKTSPAVELRSVTVEEKDGVVLYELETEGNFYRAEKLPIYHDGENVSFGPGQLLGKLDVTPTFDTDPEVEETEEQPDAWHNITIEEDEDRVVFHGKFERGTLVMLCLEGAERNYNYFVNTAAVRHLAMCSGAFLEDDDRDVKLNISKEGLKGRLQIKILINDRKYNLGVSVYAG
- a CDS encoding thioredoxin family protein — protein: MIQEITADEFDALDMSGSMMVEFYSKTCGPCKMLAFVLKDIDKTKPDFKIYTIDFDENAELKERLQVKGFPSMLFFKDGVEVSRLAGLKQKPVIVKEIEAIA